In a genomic window of Pantanalinema sp.:
- a CDS encoding BTAD domain-containing putative transcriptional regulator, with translation MFGAEVVTRTKFLAPRMRRAHLGRERLDVLLDQARDLPLFAVVAGTGYGKSALLADYFERRGLATLWYALSERDADPQVLSLHLAHLAHRRFPGVADRALALLAQPGGAALHGLEAVERLADSLIDRLEGEHWLILDDFHHLHGAPDALALVNHLLTHLPPALHLVLVSRQRPELPDFARYRLQGDALTLDQKTLAFTPAEARALFDRLGGEAPGAEAAEHLIDRTEGWPMALQLLAQRAADGEHEGCFEDEAGSRRDLFEYLAREVFAKLQPAERELLLAVAPLSRLDARACGALVDDPEAPARLRSLGERGLFLAPLGPSAYRLHPLFKEFLLARLLETNALQAAHLSAARAMRALEEHEEAIAHLLSAGALAEACALMTALAPGLVRQGRFAPLGTWLSALPAELVDRTPELTLAHGDACRLAGRFDEAIAWYDRSEKGWGDAPAERAKALSAKAMVYLDTLQPALAEHWLQEALACDPDPARQASLRTHLAENLLNQGRAPEAERLLEEAGLAARPETLEHMGRILLRTGRLASAQALLRAIAPPEREGATKAHREGALILSFIEALAGAGTEALGHATSALERARRQGAAWTEAVALIREGHAHLVLGNAEAAETRYRETLALAVTVGVARLKAEPLMGLALVAGRKGQLAEAEAFAREGLDLAQATGDVWLSALLGLSLGAVYAAAGDPKAERWLMQAQSGFERCTDPFGQALCALWFARLAISLREPKALSLRVRTLCALVRKHDYGFLLERGTFLGFSSAEASRAFLDAALSLGVSRATLMPWIKEDEAAPSAASTDALRVRTLGTFRAWRGAQELSDRAWGREKARQLFHLLVAYRGQWLPKARLVDLLWPELDAKAADQTFRVALNALNKALEPERASGQPTRFVLRQGLSYGLMASPEVWIDAAEFERLLEAARARETALEDPADCYREALELYEGDFLQDFPHYDAWCEQERDRLKDRYSEAALRLSRLLAERGDDAGSAHWCQRLIEKDRSIEEAYRLLMRAYYRQGDRPLALRTYDRCVAALAEELDVDPMPETEELFDRISRLAPVTDL, from the coding sequence TTGTTCGGCGCAGAGGTCGTCACGCGTACCAAATTCTTGGCCCCGCGCATGCGTCGCGCCCACCTGGGGCGCGAGCGGCTCGACGTGCTGCTGGACCAGGCGCGCGACTTGCCGCTCTTCGCCGTGGTCGCGGGAACCGGGTACGGCAAGAGCGCGCTTCTGGCCGACTACTTCGAGCGCCGGGGGCTCGCCACGCTCTGGTACGCCCTCTCCGAGCGCGACGCGGACCCGCAGGTGCTCTCGCTCCACCTGGCTCACCTCGCCCACCGGCGCTTTCCCGGGGTGGCCGATCGCGCCCTGGCGCTGTTGGCCCAGCCGGGCGGAGCCGCCCTGCACGGCCTGGAGGCCGTCGAGCGCCTCGCGGACAGCCTGATCGATCGGCTCGAGGGCGAGCACTGGCTCATCCTCGACGACTTCCACCACCTCCACGGCGCCCCCGACGCCCTCGCCCTGGTCAATCACCTGCTGACCCACCTGCCCCCCGCGCTGCACCTGGTGCTGGTCTCGCGGCAGCGGCCCGAGCTGCCCGACTTCGCCCGCTACCGCCTGCAGGGGGACGCCCTCACCCTCGACCAGAAGACCCTCGCCTTCACCCCGGCCGAGGCCCGCGCCCTCTTCGATCGCCTGGGCGGCGAGGCACCGGGGGCCGAGGCGGCCGAGCACCTCATCGACAGGACCGAGGGCTGGCCCATGGCCCTGCAGCTTCTCGCCCAGCGCGCCGCCGACGGGGAGCACGAGGGCTGCTTCGAGGACGAGGCGGGCTCGCGGCGGGACCTCTTCGAGTACCTGGCCCGCGAGGTCTTCGCCAAGCTTCAACCGGCCGAGCGCGAGCTGCTGCTCGCCGTCGCGCCCCTCTCGCGCCTCGACGCGCGGGCCTGCGGCGCCCTGGTGGACGACCCCGAGGCCCCCGCGCGCCTGCGCAGCCTGGGCGAGCGCGGCCTGTTCCTCGCTCCCTTGGGGCCGAGCGCCTATCGCCTGCACCCCCTCTTCAAGGAGTTCCTGCTCGCGCGCCTCCTGGAGACGAACGCGCTCCAGGCCGCCCACCTTTCAGCCGCCCGCGCCATGCGCGCCCTCGAGGAGCACGAGGAGGCGATCGCCCACCTCCTCTCGGCCGGCGCCCTCGCCGAGGCCTGCGCCCTGATGACCGCCCTGGCGCCCGGCCTGGTGAGGCAGGGGCGCTTCGCGCCGCTCGGCACCTGGCTTTCGGCTTTGCCCGCCGAGCTGGTGGATCGGACCCCCGAGCTGACGCTCGCCCACGGTGACGCCTGCCGCCTGGCGGGCCGCTTCGACGAGGCGATCGCCTGGTACGACCGATCGGAGAAGGGCTGGGGCGATGCGCCCGCCGAGCGCGCCAAGGCGCTCTCGGCCAAGGCCATGGTCTACCTGGACACCCTGCAGCCCGCCCTGGCCGAGCACTGGCTGCAGGAGGCCCTCGCCTGCGACCCGGATCCCGCGCGCCAGGCCTCGCTGCGCACCCACCTGGCCGAGAACCTCCTCAACCAGGGCCGCGCCCCCGAGGCCGAGCGCCTCCTGGAGGAGGCCGGGCTCGCCGCGCGGCCCGAGACCCTCGAGCACATGGGGCGCATCCTCCTGCGCACCGGGCGCCTGGCCTCGGCCCAGGCCCTGCTGCGAGCGATCGCCCCCCCCGAAAGAGAGGGCGCGACCAAGGCCCATCGGGAGGGGGCCCTCATCCTCTCCTTCATCGAGGCCCTCGCGGGCGCCGGCACGGAGGCCCTCGGCCACGCCACGAGCGCCCTGGAGCGGGCGCGGCGGCAAGGGGCCGCCTGGACCGAGGCCGTGGCCCTGATCCGCGAGGGGCACGCCCACCTGGTGCTCGGCAACGCCGAGGCCGCCGAGACCCGGTACCGAGAGACCCTCGCGCTGGCCGTCACCGTGGGCGTGGCGCGCCTCAAGGCCGAGCCCCTGATGGGCCTCGCGCTGGTGGCCGGGCGCAAGGGGCAGCTCGCCGAGGCCGAGGCCTTCGCCCGCGAGGGGCTGGATCTCGCGCAGGCCACCGGCGACGTCTGGCTCTCGGCTCTTCTGGGCCTCTCGCTCGGGGCCGTCTACGCGGCGGCGGGCGATCCCAAGGCGGAGCGCTGGCTCATGCAGGCCCAGAGCGGCTTCGAGCGGTGCACGGACCCCTTCGGCCAGGCGCTCTGCGCCCTGTGGTTCGCGCGCCTGGCCATTTCGCTGCGCGAGCCCAAGGCCCTTTCCCTGCGCGTCCGGACGCTCTGCGCCCTGGTGCGCAAGCACGACTACGGCTTCCTGCTGGAGCGCGGCACCTTCCTGGGCTTCTCGAGCGCCGAGGCCTCCCGGGCCTTCCTCGACGCCGCCCTTTCCCTGGGGGTCTCCAGAGCGACCCTCATGCCATGGATCAAGGAGGACGAGGCCGCGCCGAGCGCCGCGAGCACCGACGCGCTGCGGGTGCGGACGCTGGGGACCTTCCGGGCGTGGCGCGGCGCGCAGGAGCTGAGCGATCGCGCCTGGGGCCGCGAGAAGGCCCGCCAGCTCTTCCACCTGCTCGTCGCCTACCGCGGCCAGTGGCTGCCGAAGGCCCGGCTGGTGGACCTCTTGTGGCCCGAGCTGGACGCGAAAGCCGCCGACCAGACCTTCCGCGTGGCCCTCAACGCGCTCAACAAGGCCCTGGAGCCCGAGCGCGCGAGCGGGCAGCCCACGCGCTTCGTCTTGCGGCAGGGCCTCAGCTACGGCCTGATGGCGAGCCCCGAGGTCTGGATCGACGCGGCCGAGTTCGAGCGCCTGCTCGAAGCCGCCCGCGCCCGGGAGACCGCGCTCGAGGACCCCGCCGACTGCTACCGCGAGGCCCTGGAGCTGTACGAGGGGGACTTCCTCCAGGATTTCCCCCACTACGACGCGTGGTGCGAGCAGGAGCGCGATCGCCTCAAGGACCGTTACAGCGAGGCCGCCCTGCGCCTCTCGCGCCTGTTGGCCGAGCGGGGCGACGACGCGGGCTCGGCCCACTGGTGCCAGCGGCTCATCGAGAAGGACCGCTCGATCGAGGAGGCCTACCGCCTGCTCATGCGCGCCTACTACCGCCAGGGCGATCGCCCCCTGGCGCTGCGCACCTACGACCGCTGCGTCGCGGCCCTGGCCGAGGAGCTGGACGTGGACCCCATGCCCGAGACCGAGGAGCTGTTCGATCGCATCTCCCGGCTCGCCCCTGTAACCGACCTGTAA
- a CDS encoding long-chain fatty acid--CoA ligase: MHFGDWLSRWATYTPEKIAVVDEASERRLSYKTLNQRCDRLAHVLRHRFGIQKGDRVGVLAHNCSEILELFFAAGKLGAVLVPINWRLAGPEVRYILDDCAPRALFYGSEFDGLVREILPLLSLEYVVPLSPGGLLTSYEDLLAMAPSEVPPPAEIALDDPHLILYTSGTTGNPKGAVLTHGTITWNAINTQVGWDLCHDDVTLAHTPFFHTGGLNVLTTPLMHRGGTVVVMRGFEAARSLSLIEQERCTVVFAVPTMFQMLLDASNFESSDLSSIRFFITGGAPCPVPLIEAYARRGVTFKQGYGLTEAGPNCFTLDARDAVRKAGSVGFPNMHLDVRLVDDAGMDVPTGEVGELLISGPHVFAGYWRNPQASADAIQDGWLHTGDLVRRDEEGYYYIVDRKKDLFISGGENVYPAELEKALHHHPSIHEAAVIGVPDPKWGEVGRAFVVLRDGHLLTEAEVLDFLRARLAKYKIPKSVVFSDSLPRNSAGKVQKNALRAPQAASV; this comes from the coding sequence ATGCACTTTGGAGACTGGCTCAGCCGCTGGGCGACCTACACCCCCGAGAAGATCGCCGTCGTCGACGAGGCGAGCGAGCGCCGTCTGAGCTACAAGACGCTGAACCAGCGCTGCGATCGCCTGGCGCACGTCCTGCGCCACCGCTTCGGCATCCAGAAGGGCGATCGCGTCGGGGTCCTCGCCCACAACTGCAGCGAGATCCTCGAGCTCTTCTTCGCCGCGGGCAAGCTCGGCGCGGTGCTGGTGCCGATCAACTGGCGCCTGGCGGGTCCCGAGGTCCGCTACATCCTCGACGACTGCGCCCCGCGCGCCCTGTTCTACGGGAGCGAGTTCGACGGCCTGGTCCGCGAGATCCTCCCCTTGCTGTCGCTCGAGTACGTGGTGCCGCTCTCACCGGGCGGGCTGCTGACCTCCTACGAGGACCTGCTCGCCATGGCCCCTTCCGAGGTGCCCCCCCCCGCCGAGATCGCCCTCGACGACCCTCACCTCATCCTCTACACCTCGGGCACCACGGGCAACCCCAAGGGCGCCGTCCTCACCCACGGCACCATCACCTGGAACGCCATCAACACCCAGGTCGGCTGGGACCTGTGCCACGACGACGTGACCCTCGCCCACACCCCCTTCTTCCACACGGGCGGGCTCAACGTCCTGACCACCCCCCTCATGCACCGGGGAGGCACCGTCGTGGTGATGCGCGGCTTCGAGGCCGCCCGCTCGCTCTCCTTGATCGAGCAGGAGCGCTGCACCGTGGTCTTCGCCGTGCCCACCATGTTCCAGATGCTGCTGGATGCGTCCAACTTCGAGAGCTCGGATTTGAGCTCCATCCGCTTCTTCATCACCGGCGGCGCGCCCTGCCCGGTGCCCCTGATCGAGGCCTACGCCCGGCGCGGGGTGACCTTCAAGCAGGGCTACGGCCTCACCGAGGCGGGCCCCAACTGCTTCACCCTGGACGCCCGGGACGCCGTGCGAAAGGCGGGCAGCGTCGGCTTCCCCAACATGCACCTGGACGTGCGCCTGGTGGACGACGCGGGGATGGACGTGCCCACCGGCGAGGTCGGCGAGCTGCTCATCTCGGGGCCGCACGTCTTCGCGGGCTACTGGCGCAACCCCCAGGCGAGTGCCGACGCCATCCAGGACGGCTGGCTGCACACCGGGGACCTGGTGCGGCGCGACGAGGAAGGGTATTACTACATCGTGGACCGCAAGAAGGACCTCTTCATCTCGGGCGGCGAGAACGTCTACCCCGCCGAGCTGGAGAAGGCCCTGCACCACCACCCGAGCATCCACGAGGCGGCGGTGATCGGGGTGCCGGACCCCAAGTGGGGCGAGGTCGGCCGCGCCTTCGTGGTCCTGCGCGACGGCCACCTCCTCACCGAGGCCGAGGTGCTCGACTTCCTGCGCGCGCGGCTCGCCAAGTACAAGATCCCCAAGTCGGTCGTCTTCAGCGACTCCCTGCCCCGCAACTCGGCGGGCAAGGTCCAGAAGAACGCCCTGCGCGCGCCCCAGGCCGCGTCGGTCTAG
- a CDS encoding MFS transporter, whose protein sequence is MTTEQPPRYRFVVEALLFLTYAVFGLSWIAVTPLSAEIQASFHITAAQFGLITTLVSVAKVVAPLVTGLLAVKIGIKRTVLIGSLCISCAALSPLATDFNLFLVSRFVFGVGGAMVVTLFSASVMQWFPKDELPLVTALNNVAVNTGITVTLFATVPLSGMLGWRKTLLVYGLVSVGLLVAWAVFGRDRSTAQATRAQASEEASYADVWRMKETWIIALSFAGPLALYLAFNTWLPKYYMEAFGMTKAAASQYTGLFNLVGIPTAIVAGILTKQLGLRRPFIIGAGVLMGCSSFGMFLFNQPALLMVSAVCLGVAMFTYVAPLFTAPMELAGMTPQKVSLMMGTVFSFAYVFSSLSPVVVGYLRDATGTFTLGFGIWAAFSWVLALGGLLLPETGPRRSGAWLGRVVPAQPERESAERR, encoded by the coding sequence GTGACCACCGAACAGCCCCCCCGCTACCGCTTCGTCGTCGAGGCCCTCCTGTTTCTCACCTACGCGGTCTTCGGCCTCTCCTGGATCGCCGTCACCCCGCTCAGCGCCGAGATCCAGGCGAGCTTCCACATCACCGCCGCCCAGTTCGGGCTGATCACCACCCTGGTCTCCGTGGCCAAGGTCGTGGCCCCCCTGGTCACGGGCCTCTTGGCCGTCAAGATCGGCATCAAGCGCACCGTCTTGATCGGCAGCCTGTGCATCTCGTGCGCGGCGCTCTCGCCCCTGGCCACCGACTTCAACCTCTTTTTGGTCTCGCGCTTCGTGTTCGGGGTGGGCGGGGCCATGGTCGTCACCCTCTTCAGCGCCTCGGTGATGCAGTGGTTCCCCAAGGACGAGCTGCCCCTGGTCACCGCCCTCAACAACGTGGCGGTCAACACCGGCATCACCGTCACCCTCTTCGCCACCGTCCCGCTGTCGGGGATGCTCGGCTGGCGCAAGACCCTCCTGGTCTACGGCCTGGTGAGCGTCGGCCTGCTGGTCGCCTGGGCGGTGTTCGGGCGCGATCGCAGCACCGCCCAGGCCACCCGGGCGCAAGCCAGCGAAGAGGCCAGCTACGCGGACGTGTGGCGCATGAAGGAGACCTGGATCATCGCCCTGAGCTTCGCGGGGCCGCTCGCGCTGTACCTGGCCTTCAACACCTGGCTGCCCAAGTACTACATGGAGGCCTTCGGCATGACCAAGGCGGCGGCCTCGCAGTACACCGGCCTCTTCAACCTGGTCGGGATCCCGACGGCCATCGTCGCGGGCATCCTCACCAAGCAGCTCGGGCTGCGCCGGCCCTTCATCATCGGGGCGGGGGTGCTGATGGGCTGCTCGAGCTTCGGGATGTTCCTCTTCAACCAGCCCGCGCTCCTGATGGTCTCGGCCGTCTGCCTCGGCGTGGCCATGTTCACCTACGTCGCGCCCCTCTTCACCGCGCCCATGGAGCTTGCCGGGATGACCCCGCAGAAGGTCAGCCTCATGATGGGGACGGTCTTCAGCTTCGCCTACGTCTTCTCGTCGCTCTCGCCGGTGGTGGTGGGCTACCTGCGCGACGCGACCGGCACCTTCACCCTGGGCTTCGGCATCTGGGCGGCCTTCTCGTGGGTGCTCGCCCTGGGCGGGCTGCTGCTGCCCGAGACGGGGCCGCGCCGCTCCGGCGCCTGGCTCGGGCGGGTCGTGCCGGCGCAGCCGGAGCGCGAGTCGGCCGAAAGGCGCTAA
- a CDS encoding NHL repeat-containing protein, whose amino-acid sequence MRLTAFAAIALSLVAACQAVPLRAVSPSVEGAPASATGLATVTIRVVLPREAQALVSNTQSVTVRLRNGVVVRNATLGAGGGQITFADLPAGGGYTLYAAGFAGAAGTGRMMSWGRLPVTLASGRNQLGLSLSVVLASGAGADDLEGGPAGAGAEQLGAQRVLTSMDDFAPGTASSVEVYSTGQHDYLGQFGSAGSGNGQFGNLINEIAIDRRGDIWVCDKPQNRVLKFDAGGTFLRGIGQGQIWVAPTAAPASTASSTANQGFNQPTSLACDAENNLYVTDYTNYRVLKFDANGTFLMGVGYGTSWVAPSTASVVAPTNASGSHTPHGVAIDRNGNLVVTDVNSHRLQIFNQNGVCIRGIGQGTTWTGAPQPAATGSVSRAFESPWIVKVGPDGFYYVTDNTNRVQVITSSGAFVRSFSTATADKPTNSSGHLGISPTGLLYVTAYGAAPYFTQVFTPTGVPLSRYGRSGTGNCEFSNPGGMEWAADGSLWHVDRLGFRVQHLRGQDPKGTGGALRLTGDRQPDAPVYAASGTYETPPLDAGAAVTWRSVFWNVESLPALTGVAVDVATASDGLDWGGWQLVTGTSMPGGNAFNLPGVSGRYLKTRLSLSSANPAVSPVVQEVGATY is encoded by the coding sequence TTGCGTTTGACTGCCTTCGCCGCGATCGCCCTGAGCCTGGTGGCAGCCTGCCAGGCCGTTCCCCTGCGGGCGGTGAGCCCGTCGGTGGAGGGCGCCCCGGCGAGCGCCACCGGTCTCGCCACCGTCACGATCAGGGTCGTGCTGCCCCGCGAGGCCCAGGCCCTCGTCTCCAACACCCAGTCGGTCACGGTGCGGCTGCGCAACGGCGTCGTCGTGCGCAACGCCACCCTCGGCGCAGGCGGGGGCCAGATCACGTTCGCGGACCTGCCCGCGGGCGGGGGCTACACCCTCTACGCCGCGGGCTTCGCGGGGGCTGCCGGCACCGGCCGCATGATGAGCTGGGGGCGCCTGCCCGTGACCCTGGCGTCGGGGCGCAACCAGCTGGGGCTCTCCCTCTCCGTCGTGCTGGCCTCGGGGGCGGGAGCGGACGACCTGGAGGGCGGGCCTGCGGGAGCGGGCGCCGAGCAGCTGGGCGCTCAGCGGGTCCTGACCTCCATGGACGACTTCGCGCCGGGGACGGCGAGCAGCGTCGAGGTCTACTCGACCGGCCAGCACGACTACCTCGGTCAGTTCGGCTCGGCGGGCAGCGGCAACGGGCAGTTCGGCAACTTGATCAACGAGATCGCCATCGACCGCCGGGGCGACATCTGGGTGTGCGACAAGCCCCAGAACCGGGTGCTCAAGTTCGATGCGGGCGGCACCTTCCTGCGGGGCATCGGCCAGGGGCAGATCTGGGTGGCGCCTACCGCAGCCCCCGCCTCGACCGCCTCGAGCACGGCGAACCAGGGCTTCAACCAGCCTACCTCGCTCGCGTGCGACGCCGAGAACAACCTCTACGTCACGGATTACACCAACTACCGGGTGCTCAAGTTCGACGCGAACGGCACCTTCCTGATGGGCGTCGGCTACGGCACGAGCTGGGTGGCCCCGAGCACCGCCTCGGTCGTGGCCCCCACCAACGCCTCCGGCAGCCATACGCCCCATGGCGTGGCGATCGACCGGAACGGCAACCTGGTCGTCACCGACGTCAACAGCCATCGCCTCCAGATCTTCAACCAGAACGGCGTCTGCATCAGAGGGATCGGGCAGGGTACCACCTGGACGGGCGCGCCTCAGCCGGCGGCCACGGGGAGCGTGAGTCGCGCGTTCGAGTCGCCCTGGATCGTCAAGGTGGGACCCGACGGCTTCTACTACGTGACCGACAACACCAACCGGGTGCAGGTCATCACGTCGAGCGGCGCCTTCGTGCGCTCCTTCTCGACCGCGACCGCCGACAAGCCCACCAACTCCTCGGGGCACCTGGGCATCAGCCCGACGGGCTTGCTCTACGTCACCGCGTACGGCGCGGCCCCCTACTTCACCCAGGTCTTCACGCCGACGGGGGTTCCGCTCAGCCGCTACGGCCGCAGCGGCACCGGGAATTGCGAGTTCAGCAACCCCGGGGGCATGGAGTGGGCGGCCGACGGCAGCCTGTGGCATGTCGATCGCCTGGGCTTCCGCGTCCAGCACCTGCGCGGCCAGGACCCCAAGGGGACCGGCGGCGCCCTGCGCCTGACCGGCGATCGCCAGCCGGACGCGCCGGTCTACGCCGCCTCGGGCACCTACGAGACCCCGCCCCTGGACGCGGGTGCGGCCGTGACGTGGCGCTCGGTCTTCTGGAACGTCGAGAGCCTGCCCGCGCTCACCGGCGTCGCCGTGGACGTGGCCACCGCCAGCGACGGCCTGGACTGGGGAGGCTGGCAGCTGGTGACGGGCACCTCGATGCCGGGGGGCAACGCGTTCAACTTGCCGGGGGTCAGCGGGCGCTACCTCAAGACCCGCCTTTCGCTCAGCAGCGCGAACCCCGCCGTCTCGCCCGTCGTGCAGGAGGTGGGTGCGACCTACTGA
- a CDS encoding LamG-like jellyroll fold domain-containing protein, with protein sequence MRPFRLILTSLLAALVVLGCRPAPLVGPSFVATIPATPLLAGRVILPEGYETQAGAGSIRANATVTLLDPSTLEARATGITAPDGTFTVQAPGSFTPVLDAPYLLESTKTLGGTGSAAFRLRTLVSLTAAGWTSISGSKVQLSSATTAAAILWDHLGLAASDVMGAVTWDAVTGTHRFATGLPNLSEAKAREVEGLVTEALRLNLDPIQLVRPGPGGAFRLGLSGQGSNMLINPGFEQASPSDYQRWSWQLWTPGGNATDSVVVGGAQQGARFARITTNSAGDVWLGQGHAGTPPRGANPFSLVAGRPYTFSVHARGAVGGEKIQLTCATDRLVPGPSFNGPSVALTTAWKRYSLTFTPTVSSPHNIVFVRVGSVAGQAVFPATVDVDAAQLEEGAAATGFEAGGSLIVDGFGSAVENVGTTDDEGRVGRGVVVDSGVNMIANSSVELDSDGNGVPDGMMVTSVTPDATFSLDATVPRFGQRSLKIVRTGAADNTLGYFDSGTYHLKAGKSYTFSLWVRGQNVSAGGSATDLGLRVNTFRNGGVVVSTFAAACPIGTFDWTRLSVSFSVSEDCRTVFYPLFRNKTGTAWFDGFQIEEGDVATPYAGDSVAPDRLSFDARAFNMEQGAIAFWIRPAYSWEEAGGVSLFKLNNPSFNTFVSITKRRRTDGRYEIYFSSYDPGGSHLATWVPTSAPWQRGEWHHVAATWGSRGLELYWDGELRATDPYAGRLGVTELPALLSFSSPLLIPGANGAVLQNATLDGLQVWDVQKAAEWVRRAHMGVVQ encoded by the coding sequence ATGCGCCCCTTTCGCCTCATCCTGACCTCGCTGCTCGCGGCACTCGTCGTCCTCGGCTGCCGTCCGGCGCCGCTGGTCGGCCCGTCGTTTGTGGCGACGATCCCGGCGACTCCCTTGCTTGCGGGCCGGGTGATCCTGCCAGAGGGGTACGAAACCCAGGCCGGTGCCGGCTCGATCCGCGCCAACGCCACGGTGACCCTGCTCGATCCTTCCACCCTGGAGGCCAGGGCCACGGGGATCACCGCCCCCGACGGCACCTTCACCGTCCAGGCCCCCGGCAGCTTCACCCCCGTGCTCGACGCCCCTTACCTCCTGGAGTCGACCAAGACCCTTGGTGGGACCGGCAGCGCGGCCTTCCGCCTGCGCACCCTGGTCAGCCTCACGGCGGCCGGCTGGACCAGCATCTCGGGAAGCAAGGTCCAGCTCTCGTCGGCGACCACCGCCGCGGCCATCCTCTGGGACCACCTGGGCCTTGCGGCCTCGGACGTGATGGGCGCGGTGACATGGGACGCCGTGACCGGGACCCACCGCTTCGCCACGGGCCTGCCCAACCTGAGCGAGGCCAAGGCCCGCGAGGTGGAGGGCCTCGTCACCGAGGCCCTGCGCCTCAACCTCGATCCCATCCAGCTCGTCCGGCCGGGGCCGGGCGGGGCCTTCCGGCTCGGCCTTTCGGGCCAGGGCTCCAACATGCTGATCAACCCCGGCTTCGAGCAAGCGAGCCCCAGCGACTATCAGCGCTGGTCGTGGCAGCTGTGGACGCCGGGTGGCAACGCGACCGATTCGGTGGTGGTCGGCGGGGCGCAGCAGGGAGCCCGCTTCGCGCGGATCACGACCAATTCGGCGGGGGATGTCTGGCTGGGCCAGGGGCACGCGGGCACCCCGCCCCGCGGCGCGAACCCCTTTTCGCTCGTGGCGGGCCGCCCCTACACCTTCTCGGTCCATGCGCGCGGGGCGGTGGGCGGCGAGAAGATCCAGCTGACGTGCGCCACCGACCGGCTCGTGCCGGGGCCCAGCTTCAACGGCCCGAGCGTCGCGCTGACGACCGCGTGGAAGCGCTACTCCCTGACGTTCACGCCCACGGTCTCGAGCCCGCACAACATCGTCTTCGTGCGCGTCGGCTCCGTGGCCGGGCAGGCGGTGTTCCCTGCAACGGTGGACGTGGACGCCGCCCAGCTCGAGGAGGGGGCGGCGGCGACCGGCTTCGAGGCGGGAGGGAGCCTGATCGTCGACGGCTTCGGCAGCGCCGTCGAGAACGTCGGCACCACCGACGACGAGGGCCGGGTCGGTAGGGGGGTCGTGGTCGATTCGGGCGTGAACATGATCGCGAATTCCAGCGTCGAGCTGGACTCGGACGGCAACGGCGTGCCCGACGGCATGATGGTGACTAGCGTGACCCCCGATGCCACCTTTTCGCTCGATGCCACGGTTCCCCGCTTTGGCCAGAGGTCCCTCAAGATCGTCCGGACGGGGGCCGCGGACAACACGCTTGGTTACTTCGACAGCGGTACGTACCACCTCAAGGCGGGCAAGTCCTATACCTTCTCCTTGTGGGTCAGGGGTCAAAACGTCTCGGCCGGCGGGAGCGCCACGGATTTGGGGCTCAGAGTGAACACCTTTCGAAACGGCGGCGTGGTGGTCAGCACCTTCGCCGCAGCCTGCCCCATCGGGACCTTCGACTGGACGCGCCTGAGCGTGTCCTTCTCGGTGTCGGAGGACTGCCGAACCGTGTTCTATCCCTTGTTCCGCAACAAGACCGGAACCGCGTGGTTTGACGGCTTCCAGATCGAGGAGGGGGATGTTGCCACCCCCTACGCCGGAGATTCCGTTGCTCCCGATCGCCTGAGCTTCGACGCGCGCGCCTTCAACATGGAACAGGGGGCGATCGCCTTCTGGATCCGCCCGGCCTATTCCTGGGAGGAGGCCGGGGGCGTCTCCCTCTTCAAGCTCAACAACCCGTCCTTCAACACCTTCGTCTCGATCACCAAGCGCCGACGGACCGACGGTCGCTACGAGATCTACTTCTCCTCTTACGACCCGGGGGGAAGCCACCTCGCCACGTGGGTGCCGACGTCGGCACCGTGGCAGAGGGGGGAGTGGCACCACGTGGCGGCGACGTGGGGCTCGCGGGGGCTCGAACTCTACTGGGACGGCGAGCTGCGCGCCACCGATCCGTACGCGGGCCGCCTTGGGGTGACTGAGCTGCCTGCGCTGCTAAGCTTCTCGAGCCCGCTCTTGATCCCGGGGGCCAACGGTGCGGTGTTGCAGAACGCCACCCTGGACGGGCTCCAGGTCTGGGACGTTCAGAAGGCCGCCGAGTGGGTCCGGCGCGCCCACATGGGGGTGGTCCAATGA